The DNA sequence ATACGACGTCCTGCGTCTCGAGGTGGAACTGGCCAATCTCGAGCCCAATCTCCTGAGGGCCGAAAACCAGGTGCGCTCCGATCGGCGCGCCCTGGCGGTCGAGCTGGCGCTGGCGGCGCCGGAGGCGGTGGAGGTCACCGGGACGTTGGCGGAGATGGACCTCGATGACGTCGCGGCGAACACGCCGGCCAATCGGGAGATCCTCTCGTTCACCGGCATCGGGGATGCCGACCTCATGGGTCTGGCGGCAGGAGGGGTGGAGCCGCGGTTGGACGCGCGCTCCGACCTCCGCCAGTCGGAGTTCACCGAGTCGCTGCGACGGACGGAGATGCGCTTGGAGCAGGCGGAGTATCTGCCCGAGATCTCTCTCTTCGGGACGTACTCGGTCAACGCGCAGCAAAACGGGCGACCCGACTTCTTCGGCAGCGGGCCACTGCAGCGCGCGACGTCGTCGCTGGCCGGTGTCCGCGTCTCGATTCCGGTCTTCACCGGGTTTCGCCGGGATGCGCGCATCGATCAGAAACGGGCGGCCCTGCGCCAGGCCGAGACCCAGACGCGGCTGATGGCCGATCAGGCCCGCAGTCAGGTCGTGGCCTTGGCCGAGCAGGTGGGGGAAGCGCGGCAGAGGGCCCGCGGCCAGAGCCTGGCCGTGACGCAGGCCCGCCGCGGGTTCGAGATCGCGAGCGCCCAGTTCCGCGAGGGCTTGAGCAGCCAGATCGAACTGACCGACTCCGAAGTCGCGCTGCGACAGAGCGAGTTCAACTACGCTCAGGCGGTCTACGACTACCTGGTGGCCCGGGCCCGCCTCGACGAGGCAGTCGGTAACGTGCCGGGAGTGGACGGGTCCGAGACCCAGGCGGGCGCATGAACAACGAGCACAGCATGGACAACCGAGACGGGGGCTACCCGATGACGATAGAGGTGAAGCGCGCCGCTGCGCTTTCTGCCGGCCTGTTGGCGGCGCTGCTGGTGGGGTGCGGTGGGCAGGCGCAAGCGGGCGCCAACGACGGCGCGAACGAGACGCCAGGATTCCAGCGCATCATCAACGTCCAGGTCGCAGCTCTGGCGGCTTCGGCGTTCGACGAGGAGATCCGTCTGACGGGCACCGTGGAGGCGAACCGCGACGTCCAGATCTCCGCAGAAGAGGGCGGAGTGATCCGCCAACTCCTGGTGGAGAAGGGGCGTCGGGTGTCGGCTGCTCAGCCGATCGCCAAGATCGATGACGCGGTGCTGGCGGCCCAGGTGGAGCAGGCGAGGGCCCAGGCCCGCCTGGCCCAGGAGACCTGGGAGCGACGCCAGCGCCTCTACGAGCAGGACAAGGTCGGGTCCGAGTTGGCCTACCTGGAGTCTAAGTACATGGCCGAGCAGTCCGCGGCCAGCCTGCGCGCGCTCGAAGAGCGCCTGGCCCGCACCATGATCCGGGCGCCGATCGCCGGGATCCTGGACGATCGTATGGTAGAGATCGGCAGTATGGTCTCACCGGGCATTCCGGTGGCGCGGATCCTCCAGCTCGATCCCGTCAAGGTGCGCGCCGGCGTTCCCGAACGCTACGCACTGAACGTGAAGCGAGGAGACTCGGTGGCCGTCAGCTTCGATGCCTTGGGAGGGCGCTCCTTCTCCGGGACCATCAGCTACGTGGGCGCGGCGGTGGACCCCGGCAACCGGACGTTCCCCGTGGAGTTCACGGTCCCGAACCGGGACGAGGCCATCAAGCCGGAGATGGTGGCGAGCGTCGCGATCCGCAGCGCCCGCGTCGAGGATGCGATCGTGGTGCCGCAGCAGGCCCTGATTCGGGTTGAAGACGGGTACGTGGTCTTCGTCGCCGTGGACGAAGGCGGCGAGACTCTCGCGCGCCGCCGAGAGGTCCAGATCGGAGCCTCGCAACAGAACCGGGTCGTCGTGGAATCCGGCCTTCAGGCCGGCGACCGCCTGATCGTGGTCGGCCAGCAGCAGGTGGCCGAGGGCGATCGCATCCGGATCGTCAACGGTCCGCAAACGTGATCAGCAGCCCCCGCACAACCTTGGAACGCATGCCGCACTGCGCGGCCAACGATAGAGGTCCATGAGTCAGAACGGGAAGGGGAGCCAGCAGCGGCAGCCGGACACCCACAAGGAATTCGGGTTGACCAGCTACGCCGTGGAACACCGGACGAGCGTCTTCATGCTCTTCCTGATCGTGGCCATCGCGGGAATCATGTCCTACCGCTCGATCCCGAAGGAGTCATTTCCGGAGATCGAGATCCCCATGATCGCCATCAACACCATCTACCCTGGTGTCTCGCCGGCGGACATGGAGACGCTGGTGACGCGGCCGCTGGAAGAGGAGTTGAACACGATCTCCGACATCGAGGATCTCACTTCGACGTCGGTGGAGGGCTATTCCAGCATCATCGCCGAGTTCCAGACGGATGTGAACCTGGACGATGCCCTGGCCAAGGTGCGCGAGAAGGTCGATCTGGCCAAAGCGGACCTGCCGGCGGACGCTGAAGAGCCGTCCATCATCGAGTTCAACTTCTCGGAAGTGCCGGTGATGCAGGTGAACCTCTCCGGCGAGTACGGGCTCGTCCGCCTCAAGGAGATTGCTGAGGACCTGCAAGACGAGCTGGAGCAGCTTCCGCTGGTGCTGCGCGCCGATGTGCGTGGCGGCCTGGAGCGGGAGGTAAAGGTCGAGGTCGACCTGACCAAGCTCCAGTACTACAACCTGACCTTCAACGACGTGGTCGATGCGATCCGCTGGGAGAACGTCAATATCCCGGGAGGCGCGATCGATGTCGGTGATCGCAAGTATCTGGTGCGCGTCGACGGTGAATTCGACGATCCCGCCCAGATCGCGGACCTGGTCGTCACTACCGTGGGCGGGCGACCGATCTATGTCCGTGACGTGGCCACCGTGGACTTCGGCTTTGCCGAGCGGGAATCGTTCGCTCGTCTCGACGGCAATCCGGTGGTCACGCTCGATGTGATCAAGCGGTCCGGAGTCAATATCATCGAGACCTCGGAGAGCGTCCGTGAGGTCATCGCGGAGATGGAGCCCGGGCTTCCGCCGACCACGGTGATCAAGATCACCTCCGACATGTCGCAAGACATCCACGAAATGGTGAGCAGCCTGGAGAACAACATCATCTCCGGCCTCATTCTCATCGTGGGCGTGCTGCTCTTCTTCCTGGGACTCAGGACCTCGCTCTTCGTGGCCGTGTCGATCCCGACCTCGATGCTGCTGTCTTTCCTGATTCTGAAGCTGGTCGGCGTGACCATGAACATGGTGGTCCTGTTCTCGCTCATCCTGGCCCTGGGGATGCTCGTCGACAACGCCATCGTGGTGGTGGAGAACATCTACCGGTACGTGACCGAAGGGTGGGACAAGAAGGAAGCGGCCAAGAAGGCGACGGGGGAGGTGGCTGTCCCGGTCATCGCATCCACGGCGACCACGCTGGCGGCGTTCGGGCCCATGATGTTCTGGCCCGGCATGACGGGCGAGTTCATGAAGTTTCTCCCGTTGACGCTCATCGTAACGCTGAGTAGCTCGCTGTTCGTGGCCCTGGTGATCGTGCCGACGCTGTGCGCCGTCTATCTGCGCCTGGACGACGAGCCGCGCGCGCCCATGACACGCGAAGCGCGTTTCACTATCGTGGCGGCTCTGGTGCTGAGCGGCCTCGTCATCGCAGCCATGAATCCGCTGACGGCCGTGCTGCTGGCTGCGACCGGTGTCGGGCTCTATCTCGTGCACACCCGTCTGCTGGACAGCGTGGGGCAGTGGTTCCAGTTCACGGCCCTGCCGCGCATCGCCGATCGCTACGAATCGGCGCTGCGCTGGTCCCTGGATCACCGGCTGCGCATGCTGTTCTCGGCCGCCGGGGTACTGGTCCTGTCGTTCGTAGTCTTCGGGATGTTCAACAGCGGTGTGGAGTTCTTCCCGGAAGACATCCCGCCTGCGCAGATCACGGTGAACATGGAAGCGCCCGTGGGCACGCTGGCGGAGTCGACGGACGAGATCGCGCAGCGCATCGAGCGACAGCTGCCGGGTGTGGCGGGCTTGATGGACGACGTGGAGTCCATCGTCACGACCACGGGGAGCGGGGGTGGCGGTGGGAATCCGATGGGTGGAGGGCCGGGTGGGCCCAATGCATCCCGTGTGACCATGAGCTTCGTGGACTTCGAGGAGCGCAAGCACGACGGATTCGAGCTGTTGGCGACGATGCAGTCCGAGCTCGGACGGGATGTGGCGGGCGCGGAGATCTCCGTGGAGGCGCCACAGGATGGCGCCCCGCAATCGGGCCCTCCGGTCAACGTCGAGTTGATCGGGGAGGAGCCCGCGCGCCTGAAGGAGCTGTCGGACGAGGTGCTGCGCATCCTCCGCAATGCGCCGGTCTACCCGAAGCTGGTGGCCCTGGAAAGCGATCTGGACGAGGCCCGCCCCGAGCTGTCCTTGGCCGTGGACCGGGAGAAGGCCGGGCTCTACGGGCTCACCACGTTCGACGTCGCCAACGCGGTACGGGGCGCGGTGCAGGGGATCGAGGCCGCCAAGTACCGGACCGGCAACGATGAATACGACATCGTGGTGCGGCTGGCGCCCGAGTACCGTGACCAGCTGAACTCGCTCGACGACCTGACGATCATGGCGGACGGCAAGCAGGTGCCGATCACGTCTGTGGCCGATTGGACCGTGGGCGAGGGGTACGGGTCCATCCGACGCAAGGACATGGACCGCATGGCCACCATTTCGGCCGATGTGGCTTCGGGCCTGAACTCGAACGCCGTGCTCGCGCAGGTTCGCACGACCCTCGCCGACTTCGAACAGACGCTCCCGCCAGGCTACTCGATGCGGTACACGGGGCAGAACCAGGATCAAGAGGAGGCGGCGGACTTCCTGGGTGCGGCGTTCCTCATCGCCCTGGCCCTCATCGCCTTCATTCTGATCTCGCAGTTCAACTCCGTGGTCAAGCCGGTGATCATCCTGACGTCGGTCATCATGTCGACGGCGGGTGTGCTGTTCGGGTTGGTGTTCTTCCAGATGCCCTTCGGGATCATCATGACCGGCGTTGGCGTGATCTCCCTGGCGGGAATCGTGGTCAACAACGCCATCGTGTTGATCGACTATGTGGACATCCTGCGGGAGCGGGATGGGATGGACCGACGGGAAGCGCTGGTTCAAGGGGGCAAGACGCGCCTGCGGCCGGTGCTGCTGACGGCGATTACCACGGCGCTGGGCCTGGTGCCGCTTGCCGTCGGCCTGAACTTCGACTTCATCGGCCTCTACACGGCCCTGCGCCCCGAGCTCTACTGGGGCGGTGAGCAGGCGGCGTGGTGGGGCCCCATGGCCATCGCCGTCATCGCGGGCATCCTGTTCGCGACGTTCCTGACGCTGGTGCTGGTGCCCGTGATGTATTCGCTGGTGGACGACTTCTCCAGGTTCTTCCGCCGCCACTACGTGGCGACCCCGGAGGCTGCGCCGGAAGGGGAGGGACCGACCAGCCGCTCCAGCCCGGAGCGGGCGCCGGAGCGGGAGCCCGAGCCGGTGGGAGCGTTCCGAACGGGCCTGAGGCCCGGGACCGCCTGAGGGTTGGGTAGAACCCTGTGGAAGTGAGCGGGCGGGTCACCACGGTGGTGGCCCGCCCGCGGCGCACGGGGGAACGGGTCGGCTCCCTAGAAGGCCCAGCCGATGTTCAGCAGGCGAACACTGGGCAGCAAGCCGCCATCGGCGCGGTCTTCCCCGAAAAGGCGGTTCACGCCTACCCCGAGGCCGATGAGCACGTTGTCGCGCTCGCCCAGGAGCCAGTTGTACCCCACCTCGAAGCCGAACCCACCGGCCGCGTCGTCGTCCGTGGTGTCATCGACGACGAAGAGGCCGAGCCGGGGGCCGAAGTGAAAGCCACGTAGAGCTTCGCCGGACGGGTAGTATCGGTACTCGAGGCTCAGGCTCGAGTAGCGGTCATCGCTCACGTCGAGGCGCGACGCGGACAGCGCCAAAGAGCTGGCCTTCGTCACCGAGTGCTCGAGCTCCAGGTTGTACCACTCGGCCAGCAGCAGAAACGGATTGGCCGAGACCTGTGTGCGGTGGACCTGAGCGTCCACGAGCTGCGGCCCCACCGAACAGAGGATGCCGCACACCGCGATCGAGGCCAGCAGCGAACGAAGATGGAGCATGTGTTCTCCTTCGGGATCGGATCCCGCTGGGGTGAAAGCCCGGACGTGCGACCGGGAGGCCTCGGTCCAGGGCGCAGGATGCGGCCGGTCGGAGGACCAACGGCTGTCAGGGGCAGGAGGGAGGCCAGGGAGCGTCCATCACGGAACTGCTTGCGTCCCGGGTGCTTACCTGCCATTGATGGCCATACGCTCCCCTGCTGCTGTCGTTTCGAGAGGACACCCCTGATGCACCCGCAGCGACGCTCGACATGAGGATCGGGATCGACATCCGCACCGTGGCGGCGTCCGCAGGACAACAGCGCTACCTGTGGCGCCTGGCCACCTGGCTTGCCGATCGAGGGGAGACGGTGGAGGTGCTCTCGCTGAAGAGCAGCGCCGAGGGGGTGGTGCCGCACCCGAATCGCACCGTACACGACCTCCGCGGCCTGTCCGGGCGCGCGTTGCGAACGCAGGTGCGCGCGCTCGGGCTCGATGTATTCTTCGCGAACCCGGAGCGGGCGCGTGCGTATGCGGGTCTGCCCATGCACGTGCTCCGGCCCGGATACGGCACCCGGCAGGGCGTGCAGAACCTGCGTTCGATCCGGAACCCGCTTCTGCGCGCCAGCTATGCGCTGGCACGCCAGACGCCCTGGGAGATCTCCAAGCGCCGGACGGAGCGCGCTTGGTACCGGCAGCGCTCGCCTGTGCCCCACGTGGTCGCGATCTCCGAGGTCATGGCCCAGGCCATTCAGGCCGACTACGGGATCGCCGAGCGACAGATCCACCGGATCCACAACGGCGTGGACCTCGCAGAGTTCTCCCCCGAGCGGCGCCGGGCCGATCGAGATCGGGAGCGCGCCCGCTTCGGGATCTCCGCCGATGCGTTCTGTGTGCTGTTCGTCGGGCACAACTTCCGCCGAAAAGGACTCCCCGAGCTGATCTCGGCGCTGAGCCGCCTGGGTCCGGATGCGGAGAACCTCGTGCTGCTGGTCGCCGGCCGGGGGACCGGAGAAGCACAACGCCGGCACCTGCGCTCCTGGGTGGAGCGTGCGGAGCTCGTGGAGCAGGTGGTGGTGGCGGGCGACGTCGTGCCGGTGACCCGCGCCTATGCCGCGGCGGATGCCCTGGTGTTTCCCAGCTGGCACGACGCCTTCGGGTTCGTGGTGCTGGAAGCGATGGCCTGCGGACTTCCTGTGGTGACGACCCGCTGGGCCGGAGCGCACGAGGTGGTGCGTCCGGGGGAGGATGGCTTCGTTCTGGAGGCCCCCGACGACCTGGAGCACCTCTGCGAGGCGTTGCGCGTGCTTCAGGACCCGCGGGTGTGTGCGCGTATGGGAATCGCTGCCCGGCAACAGGCCGAGCAGTTCGGGGAGGCCGCCAACTTCGCCGCCGTGCACCGGGTGATCCGGACTGCGGGCCAGTCGCTGGAGTAGCGGGAGGCGCTCAGGTCCGCCGAGAGCGAGGGCCGGCAACCCCAGGACGCACCCGACGCATCCCAAGGGCATACCTGCCTTCGGGAGGCTTCCATGGCCCTGACCAGATTGGATCTGTTGGCGGTGGTGGTGGCAGCGGGCTGCGGCTCCGCCGGCCACCTCGCGCTGCAGTCGCTACGTGCTCCCTCGCCTCCGACCGTGGTGCGCTTGCCCGAGGTGGTGGTTCCCCTGGTGGTGACGACGCTGGACCGTCAGGTGATCACGTTCGCCCCCATTCCCTGGCAGGACGGCGCCGGTCACGTGCGTATCCGCTTCATTCCCTGACCGCAGGCCGCCCGGTCGGGGAGCGCGCGTCCCCGGTCAGCGCCGCCTGTACAGAAAGACGCCGCCGCTCAAGCCGCCCGTGATCAGCTCCTCGCGACCGTCCCCGTCCAGGTCGCCCAAGGTCGGGGTGCTGAAGGGCGTGAACTGGAGCTTGAAGTCGGGGTCCTCGACGAACCGCTCACCTCCGATATTCTCGAAGAGGCGTACCGCACCGTCTTCGGCGCCCAGCAGCAGGTCTACGTCCCCGTCGCCGTCGCGGTCCATCAGGACCGGGAAGCTGCGCCTCCCGACGTCGATCTCCCCGAAGCGGTCGGACACGAGGGTGAAGCGAGGCTCCGCCGGAGTGCCTTCGTTGCGGTAGTAGTTCAACTCGCCCGACGACTCTCCGACCATGAGGTCCAGGTCCCCGTCGCCGTCGACATCCCCCAGCGCGGGCGTCGCGTTGCTGCCACGCGTGAGCGTGGCGATGGCGGTGTCCGGCGTCACGTAGTCGGGCTCGGTGCGGGTCCCGTCGTTGCGATACCATTGCACGCCATCTCTCCACGTCCCCACGAC is a window from the Gemmatimonadota bacterium genome containing:
- a CDS encoding TolC family protein, with amino-acid sequence MDIESRLGGVPSAGKAAPHATLRERALVLLVLSATAAAALFLGVRDLLGQSAPGAEPLSIRQVVDLALERSRELEVADLGYRVADEQVAEAWSNVYPQISASADYTRNLQPAVSFLPAQIFDPTAGADDYIKVQFGADNSWAASLTVDQPLFRAGVFVGVGAAARYRSLQSEVVRGQRQSVVTRIRTSYYNLLLSQEQRRLTAESVRRVRQSLDETRALNRAGLASEYDVLRLEVELANLEPNLLRAENQVRSDRRALAVELALAAPEAVEVTGTLAEMDLDDVAANTPANREILSFTGIGDADLMGLAAGGVEPRLDARSDLRQSEFTESLRRTEMRLEQAEYLPEISLFGTYSVNAQQNGRPDFFGSGPLQRATSSLAGVRVSIPVFTGFRRDARIDQKRAALRQAETQTRLMADQARSQVVALAEQVGEARQRARGQSLAVTQARRGFEIASAQFREGLSSQIELTDSEVALRQSEFNYAQAVYDYLVARARLDEAVGNVPGVDGSETQAGA
- a CDS encoding efflux RND transporter periplasmic adaptor subunit, with product MNNEHSMDNRDGGYPMTIEVKRAAALSAGLLAALLVGCGGQAQAGANDGANETPGFQRIINVQVAALAASAFDEEIRLTGTVEANRDVQISAEEGGVIRQLLVEKGRRVSAAQPIAKIDDAVLAAQVEQARAQARLAQETWERRQRLYEQDKVGSELAYLESKYMAEQSAASLRALEERLARTMIRAPIAGILDDRMVEIGSMVSPGIPVARILQLDPVKVRAGVPERYALNVKRGDSVAVSFDALGGRSFSGTISYVGAAVDPGNRTFPVEFTVPNRDEAIKPEMVASVAIRSARVEDAIVVPQQALIRVEDGYVVFVAVDEGGETLARRREVQIGASQQNRVVVESGLQAGDRLIVVGQQQVAEGDRIRIVNGPQT
- a CDS encoding efflux RND transporter permease subunit: MSQNGKGSQQRQPDTHKEFGLTSYAVEHRTSVFMLFLIVAIAGIMSYRSIPKESFPEIEIPMIAINTIYPGVSPADMETLVTRPLEEELNTISDIEDLTSTSVEGYSSIIAEFQTDVNLDDALAKVREKVDLAKADLPADAEEPSIIEFNFSEVPVMQVNLSGEYGLVRLKEIAEDLQDELEQLPLVLRADVRGGLEREVKVEVDLTKLQYYNLTFNDVVDAIRWENVNIPGGAIDVGDRKYLVRVDGEFDDPAQIADLVVTTVGGRPIYVRDVATVDFGFAERESFARLDGNPVVTLDVIKRSGVNIIETSESVREVIAEMEPGLPPTTVIKITSDMSQDIHEMVSSLENNIISGLILIVGVLLFFLGLRTSLFVAVSIPTSMLLSFLILKLVGVTMNMVVLFSLILALGMLVDNAIVVVENIYRYVTEGWDKKEAAKKATGEVAVPVIASTATTLAAFGPMMFWPGMTGEFMKFLPLTLIVTLSSSLFVALVIVPTLCAVYLRLDDEPRAPMTREARFTIVAALVLSGLVIAAMNPLTAVLLAATGVGLYLVHTRLLDSVGQWFQFTALPRIADRYESALRWSLDHRLRMLFSAAGVLVLSFVVFGMFNSGVEFFPEDIPPAQITVNMEAPVGTLAESTDEIAQRIERQLPGVAGLMDDVESIVTTTGSGGGGGNPMGGGPGGPNASRVTMSFVDFEERKHDGFELLATMQSELGRDVAGAEISVEAPQDGAPQSGPPVNVELIGEEPARLKELSDEVLRILRNAPVYPKLVALESDLDEARPELSLAVDREKAGLYGLTTFDVANAVRGAVQGIEAAKYRTGNDEYDIVVRLAPEYRDQLNSLDDLTIMADGKQVPITSVADWTVGEGYGSIRRKDMDRMATISADVASGLNSNAVLAQVRTTLADFEQTLPPGYSMRYTGQNQDQEEAADFLGAAFLIALALIAFILISQFNSVVKPVIILTSVIMSTAGVLFGLVFFQMPFGIIMTGVGVISLAGIVVNNAIVLIDYVDILRERDGMDRREALVQGGKTRLRPVLLTAITTALGLVPLAVGLNFDFIGLYTALRPELYWGGEQAAWWGPMAIAVIAGILFATFLTLVLVPVMYSLVDDFSRFFRRHYVATPEAAPEGEGPTSRSSPERAPEREPEPVGAFRTGLRPGTA
- a CDS encoding DUF3575 domain-containing protein, with translation MLHLRSLLASIAVCGILCSVGPQLVDAQVHRTQVSANPFLLLAEWYNLELEHSVTKASSLALSASRLDVSDDRYSSLSLEYRYYPSGEALRGFHFGPRLGLFVVDDTTDDDAAGGFGFEVGYNWLLGERDNVLIGLGVGVNRLFGEDRADGGLLPSVRLLNIGWAF
- a CDS encoding glycosyltransferase family 4 protein, producing MRIGIDIRTVAASAGQQRYLWRLATWLADRGETVEVLSLKSSAEGVVPHPNRTVHDLRGLSGRALRTQVRALGLDVFFANPERARAYAGLPMHVLRPGYGTRQGVQNLRSIRNPLLRASYALARQTPWEISKRRTERAWYRQRSPVPHVVAISEVMAQAIQADYGIAERQIHRIHNGVDLAEFSPERRRADRDRERARFGISADAFCVLFVGHNFRRKGLPELISALSRLGPDAENLVLLVAGRGTGEAQRRHLRSWVERAELVEQVVVAGDVVPVTRAYAAADALVFPSWHDAFGFVVLEAMACGLPVVTTRWAGAHEVVRPGEDGFVLEAPDDLEHLCEALRVLQDPRVCARMGIAARQQAEQFGEAANFAAVHRVIRTAGQSLE